One Pantanalinema sp. genomic window carries:
- a CDS encoding sigma-70 family RNA polymerase sigma factor: protein METTRKWSLTPKERERLVHEFIPLVKKIARGLARRSTDPVEDLIQVGSIGLLEAIDRYELGHNTEFKTYAVHYITGHIRHYLRDRQNLLRGPRALQELSYRLSVVTANLSHELGREPTNQELADLLEITVHQIDEVKQYDNRVSVYWLDQEGRGDDDDTRTLLDTLMDPRSQRDGQGDLDERLLLKEAMGRLSKQQQELLEMRYFQDMTQAEVARRLGVSQMEICRRLKRAVKQLQNILCPPTPAQA, encoded by the coding sequence GTGGAAACTACTCGTAAGTGGTCGTTGACCCCGAAGGAACGTGAGAGACTCGTCCACGAGTTCATTCCCCTGGTGAAGAAGATTGCGCGCGGTCTCGCCCGCCGCAGCACCGATCCCGTCGAGGATCTGATCCAGGTCGGTTCCATCGGCCTCCTGGAGGCCATCGACCGCTACGAGCTTGGCCACAACACCGAGTTCAAGACCTACGCCGTCCACTACATCACCGGCCACATCCGCCACTACCTGCGCGATCGCCAGAACCTCCTGCGCGGCCCCCGCGCCCTCCAGGAGCTCTCCTACCGCCTCAGCGTCGTGACCGCCAACCTCTCGCACGAGCTCGGCCGCGAGCCGACCAACCAGGAGCTGGCCGATCTCCTCGAGATCACCGTCCACCAGATCGACGAGGTCAAGCAGTACGACAACCGCGTCTCGGTCTACTGGCTCGACCAGGAGGGCCGCGGCGACGACGACGACACCCGCACCCTGCTGGACACCCTGATGGATCCGCGCTCGCAGCGCGACGGCCAGGGCGACCTGGACGAGCGTCTCCTGCTCAAGGAGGCCATGGGCCGCCTTTCCAAGCAGCAGCAGGAGCTGCTCGAGATGCGCTACTTCCAGGACATGACCCAGGCCGAGGTCGCCCGCCGGCTCGGCGTCTCCCAGATGGAGATCTGCCGCCGCCTCAAGCGCGCTGTCAAGCAGCTGCAGAACATCCTCTGCCCGCCGACCCCCGCCCAGGCGTAA